One Pseudoalteromonas sp. UG3-2 DNA window includes the following coding sequences:
- a CDS encoding RHS repeat-associated core domain-containing protein produces the protein MQARYYDPVIGRFYSNDPVGFTGDITTFNRYSYVGNNPYSYTDPTGTTRWKVNFGLKAVGITGGAFNIEASFDDETFELSVSAGGSVRAGGEVGTDISFTTEKSSYKGNTASAKATADVSLGLGEETAKYEGEYSTSSGGKHGGCLESALKIDSNGVNLDPNLGVSVGVGGQGEVNISIPDTINNVTNAISSAAKAVSEAVDKCMANPGTAC, from the coding sequence ATGCAGGCACGATACTATGATCCAGTCATCGGGCGTTTTTATTCGAATGATCCGGTTGGTTTTACTGGTGATATAACGACATTTAATCGCTACTCTTATGTGGGCAACAACCCTTATTCATATACGGACCCAACAGGTACGACTCGCTGGAAAGTTAATTTTGGCTTGAAGGCTGTTGGTATTACTGGTGGTGCTTTCAACATTGAAGCAAGCTTTGATGATGAGACATTTGAGTTATCTGTCTCTGCTGGAGGTTCCGTAAGAGCAGGTGGAGAGGTTGGAACTGATATTAGTTTTACCACTGAAAAAAGTTCTTACAAAGGTAACACTGCATCTGCGAAGGCGACTGCTGATGTTAGTTTGGGTCTGGGCGAAGAAACCGCTAAATATGAAGGTGAATACTCAACGTCATCAGGTGGAAAACATGGAGGTTGTCTCGAAAGCGCCCTGAAAATAGATTCAAACGGAGTTAACCTTGATCCTAACCTTGGTGTTAGTGTTGGTGTAGGTGGACAAGGTGAAGTTAATATATCTATACCAGATACAATTAATAACGTTACAAATGCCATAAGTTCTGCGGCTAAAGCTGTCAGTGAAGCTGTGGACAAATGTATGGCTAACCCCGGAACAGCGTGCTAA
- a CDS encoding RHS repeat-associated core domain-containing protein, producing the protein MQARYYDPVIGRFYSNDPVDVMGHIARGNAVHGFNRYAYANNNPYKYVDPDGEYGQFVLGAFIGGVAEAITQIARDGSVSNWGEVGKQAGIGFISGGTGGAAGNLARKAIGALTKPASGMGSGASKVLTEGLSGEISGGVTSAVSNTLNQLDKTGTVDGGQVLEATGKGAGLGLVAGAGAGKMQANGSQTSFGNAKAVPMFNNSQPGATLGNVVGNSTNAVTSVADTVMTNCKQDGGC; encoded by the coding sequence ATGCAGGCACGATACTATGATCCAGTCATAGGTCGTTTTTACTCGAATGATCCTGTTGATGTGATGGGTCATATCGCTCGTGGCAATGCCGTGCATGGATTTAACCGTTATGCTTACGCAAATAACAATCCATATAAGTATGTTGATCCTGACGGTGAGTATGGTCAATTTGTTTTAGGCGCTTTTATTGGTGGTGTTGCCGAGGCTATTACACAGATTGCAAGAGATGGAAGTGTAAGCAACTGGGGGGAAGTAGGGAAGCAAGCTGGTATCGGTTTCATATCTGGCGGTACGGGTGGTGCTGCTGGGAACTTGGCTCGAAAAGCTATAGGTGCATTAACAAAACCAGCGTCTGGAATGGGGTCTGGTGCATCTAAAGTATTAACAGAAGGATTAAGTGGTGAAATTTCTGGTGGCGTTACAAGCGCAGTAAGTAATACTCTAAATCAACTGGATAAAACAGGTACAGTTGATGGAGGACAAGTTCTGGAAGCTACAGGGAAAGGTGCAGGTCTTGGACTAGTTGCTGGAGCTGGTGCAGGGAAGATGCAAGCAAATGGATCTCAAACTTCATTCGGAAATGCTAAAGCAGTCCCCATGTTTAATAACTCGCAACCCGGAGCAACTTTAGGTAACGTTGTAGGTAACTCTACAAACGCGGTTACTTCTGTGGCAGATACTGTCATGACGAATTGTAAACAAGATGGAGGCTGTTAA
- a CDS encoding tyrosine-type recombinase/integrase, translating into MEKPKSRRIWRCVKYYLKICLAKGQSSDTIRGKYSGLKRFYIWCLPQNVRYIDDINLELMDDYIEYLNSYRKPLDNQPLSKAQKRNLVTFVKTFVKTLYMKEVLAKHSLEHLELPSRGRQLPKAIFSVEEIERILKQTLVFGIRGFRDRVILETFFASGIRRTELSFLELDDVDFAERLLRINHGKGDKERIVPISLQACEWLALYIAKIRPRFTFVGSTNVLFLDNQGKQYRPNKLSDMVSGYVKLAGINRQGSCYLFRHATATTMLDNGADLRHVQEMLGHSSINTTQIYTFVSRNKLTAVYKNSHPSAQKSSGLFK; encoded by the coding sequence GTGGAAAAACCTAAGTCACGTCGTATCTGGCGATGCGTGAAATATTATCTAAAGATTTGCCTAGCGAAAGGTCAAAGTAGCGATACCATTCGGGGCAAGTACTCGGGTTTGAAACGCTTCTATATCTGGTGCTTGCCTCAGAACGTTCGTTATATCGACGACATTAACCTCGAATTGATGGACGACTACATCGAATACCTGAATAGCTATCGCAAGCCTTTAGATAACCAACCTCTTTCTAAAGCACAAAAGCGTAACCTAGTGACCTTCGTAAAAACCTTTGTTAAGACCCTTTACATGAAAGAAGTTTTAGCCAAGCACTCGTTGGAACACTTAGAATTACCAAGCCGTGGACGTCAACTACCCAAGGCTATTTTTAGTGTTGAAGAAATAGAGCGGATACTGAAACAAACTTTAGTGTTTGGTATTCGAGGCTTTCGAGATCGCGTGATACTGGAAACCTTCTTTGCATCAGGTATTCGTCGCACTGAATTATCTTTTCTCGAACTGGACGATGTTGATTTCGCAGAGCGCTTGTTACGTATCAATCATGGTAAAGGTGATAAAGAACGCATTGTGCCAATTAGTCTACAGGCATGTGAGTGGTTAGCACTATATATCGCCAAAATTCGTCCTAGGTTTACGTTTGTTGGGTCAACTAACGTTCTGTTTCTTGATAACCAAGGTAAACAATATCGGCCTAATAAATTGTCAGATATGGTATCAGGTTACGTGAAGTTGGCTGGCATCAACCGACAGGGGTCTTGTTACCTATTTCGTCATGCTACCGCGACAACCATGTTGGACAATGGTGCTGACCTTCGCCACGTCCAAGAAATGCTGGGTCACTCTAGTATCAATACGACACAGATATACACCTTCGTCAGTAGAAACAAACTGACTGCCGTATACAAAAACAGCCATCCATCAGCACAAAAAAGTAGCGGCTTGTTCAAGTAA
- the istB gene encoding IS21-like element helper ATPase IstB, which translates to MMNSKQLIELCQALRLKGFAEALMQQFESHQFDDASFEERLTHLLVAQQDFEINRKIANLTARAKLRWPNARVSEIDYLLHPNLKRHQIQKLAECQWITHYQHIILHGATGTGKTYIACAIANEALHKTHRVMFIRFQSLLLKMQAAHNEGEFEKFRNWVKKIEVLVLDDWGVALLDNVARHLLFEIIESRDQRSSLIITSQYPVGDWYDAFQDQTIADSTLDRIVHGAHILHLKGESIRRRRRGSRHSKVDKP; encoded by the coding sequence ATGATGAATAGTAAGCAGCTTATCGAACTATGCCAAGCATTAAGGCTAAAAGGATTTGCAGAAGCCTTAATGCAACAGTTTGAGTCTCATCAATTTGATGACGCATCATTTGAAGAGCGATTAACACATTTGTTAGTCGCTCAACAAGACTTTGAGATAAACCGTAAAATTGCTAACTTAACTGCGCGAGCGAAACTTCGCTGGCCTAATGCTAGAGTATCAGAGATTGATTATCTACTTCACCCAAACTTAAAACGTCACCAGATCCAAAAGCTAGCTGAGTGTCAATGGATCACCCACTATCAACACATCATATTACACGGTGCCACAGGCACGGGCAAAACCTACATTGCTTGTGCGATAGCAAATGAAGCTCTGCATAAAACGCATAGAGTGATGTTCATTCGCTTTCAATCTTTACTGCTTAAAATGCAAGCTGCTCACAATGAAGGTGAGTTTGAGAAGTTTCGTAATTGGGTCAAGAAAATCGAAGTATTGGTTCTTGACGACTGGGGAGTGGCTTTATTAGATAACGTTGCCCGCCATCTATTGTTCGAAATAATAGAATCAAGGGATCAGCGCTCATCATTAATTATTACCTCTCAATACCCAGTCGGCGACTGGTATGACGCATTTCAAGATCAAACCATAGCGGATTCTACTTTAGATCGAATTGTTCATGGTGCTCACATCCTGCACTTAAAGGGAGAGTCCATCCGTCGTAGACGTCGAGGCAGTCGCCACTCGAAGGTGGATAAGCCGTAA
- the istA gene encoding IS21 family transposase, with amino-acid sequence MLSEQTIRQIVHNKFVQPTLSSRQNAAMNHCSHFTVNEMLKRFEQSKYSASEILEMDDDQIYAIFHPVSLARRSSKRPPPYDDIQREVLKRKGKTLTVLYLEYVDVDPHTAYGRSRFFELVRHFLKTRKVTMRQRHFVGEEAFIDYAGTSLTYIENRKQKTASVFIGCLGASNKLFAYATTGQTTQDWVAGIREMLAYFGGVPQVIVIDNAKGLVKKAGNPPKLVRTVDDLAEHFHCLIHACRVGHPQDKSLAEQGVKFITQRILRVMNSDFTFFSLDELNQHLVSEVEKLNALPLQNTDTSRNQLFEQLDGPALSPLPKTPFNPIINEFIKTVPPHYHIQFDGHDYSVPYDLCGEKVTVQVYREKLNVFYKHKLVTTHLLSASDGCTTLPKHMHPSHHADLLHGKSYFLAWAKDVGIYSHKLFKKLYKGIKNPQSRAINTRAKGIKKLCEQHGAEVFEAACRYALAHGKDVPCADELTMIISAKAYEGSVETENSITHSNIRGKSYYEDGGNDE; translated from the coding sequence ATGTTGTCAGAGCAAACTATCAGACAAATTGTGCACAACAAATTTGTCCAGCCAACATTGAGTTCTCGTCAAAATGCAGCAATGAATCATTGCTCTCATTTTACCGTCAATGAAATGCTTAAACGGTTTGAACAAAGCAAGTATTCAGCAAGTGAAATACTTGAAATGGATGATGATCAAATTTATGCGATATTTCATCCCGTCTCTTTGGCTCGACGCTCGTCTAAACGACCACCACCCTATGACGACATTCAAAGGGAAGTACTGAAACGAAAAGGTAAAACTCTAACCGTCCTGTACTTGGAGTATGTTGATGTTGATCCGCATACCGCTTATGGAAGAAGTCGATTTTTTGAGTTAGTGAGACACTTTTTGAAGACCAGAAAAGTCACTATGCGTCAACGTCATTTCGTTGGTGAAGAAGCGTTTATAGACTATGCAGGAACGAGTTTAACGTATATAGAAAATAGAAAGCAAAAAACGGCTTCTGTATTCATCGGATGTTTGGGGGCATCAAATAAACTATTTGCCTACGCTACCACTGGCCAAACAACCCAAGATTGGGTAGCAGGTATTCGAGAAATGTTAGCGTACTTTGGCGGTGTTCCCCAAGTTATTGTCATTGATAATGCAAAAGGGTTGGTCAAAAAAGCTGGTAATCCGCCAAAACTTGTCCGCACAGTAGACGATTTAGCTGAGCACTTTCATTGTCTTATCCATGCCTGCCGTGTAGGGCATCCACAAGATAAGTCGTTGGCTGAACAGGGGGTCAAGTTTATTACCCAACGTATCTTGCGTGTAATGAACTCGGATTTTACATTTTTTAGTTTGGATGAACTGAATCAACATTTAGTGTCCGAAGTAGAAAAACTCAACGCGCTCCCCCTGCAAAATACAGATACCAGCCGTAACCAGCTTTTTGAGCAGCTTGATGGTCCCGCTTTAAGCCCGTTGCCGAAGACACCTTTTAATCCAATTATCAACGAGTTCATTAAAACTGTACCGCCTCATTATCATATTCAATTTGATGGTCATGACTATTCAGTACCTTATGACCTTTGTGGTGAAAAAGTCACTGTTCAGGTTTATCGAGAGAAGCTAAATGTTTTTTATAAACACAAGCTCGTTACTACCCACCTGTTATCAGCCAGTGATGGTTGTACAACTTTACCTAAGCACATGCACCCGTCACATCATGCAGACTTGCTACATGGTAAAAGCTACTTTCTGGCGTGGGCGAAAGACGTTGGCATTTATTCGCATAAGCTGTTTAAAAAGCTCTACAAAGGCATCAAAAACCCTCAATCAAGAGCTATTAACACCAGAGCGAAAGGGATTAAAAAATTGTGTGAACAACATGGTGCCGAGGTCTTTGAAGCGGCGTGTCGTTATGCACTAGCCCACGGTAAAGATGTTCCATGTGCTGATGAGTTAACAATGATTATCAGTGCCAAGGCTTATGAAGGATCAGTAGAAACAGAGAACTCTATCACTCATTCAAACATTCGAGGTAAGTCTTATTACGAGGATGGAGGCAATGATGAATAG
- a CDS encoding RHS repeat domain-containing protein — translation MYQSLTVVFIDQSKVYYSPNGYGEPTKAVEIDKSGSIVNKFATEAKYYAHGMLESFTFGNNATHSMSIDPISLMPKTIKDTLNNNDVVNLTYGFDNNGNVTKIIDMVQPGFSLTSLVYDDLNRLTNVYGGNLIGKSTITYDGLGNIETYKSKDTDLAYSYNRANNRLSSITGTGTSGKYGNIQYDARGNIKHNGAFGLSYNAANQMVSAKGNTFLYDGHNRRVKQVEAKGTSYSFYSQDGTLLYREKGDTLTGEGINYIYLGEKLIAKTGNVIPISTADSRQHYRPFGETLEEAKDDVGYTGHKFDKELGLSYMQARYYDPVIGRFYSNDPVDAATFISQGNIQGFNRFAYANNNPYKYVDPDGKTPIEQIEQAIKDSKLIETGGDQEKAHEMTNQELDKMGDAALEGHLIMAPSVAGIKVAGAIAKSDKVKDVVEAASTAVEFGAQVVTVVTSLTGNPSGDVSKPDSLGSGRGPKARAELKVNTKRIKTSVLRNLGDKKSQ, via the coding sequence ATGTACCAATCTTTAACAGTTGTTTTCATTGACCAAAGTAAAGTGTATTACAGCCCTAATGGATATGGTGAGCCCACCAAAGCGGTTGAAATTGATAAAAGTGGTAGTATCGTAAACAAGTTTGCAACAGAGGCTAAGTACTACGCACATGGTATGCTAGAAAGCTTTACCTTTGGTAATAACGCGACGCATTCAATGAGTATTGACCCAATCAGTTTAATGCCAAAGACCATTAAAGATACACTCAATAATAATGATGTGGTCAATTTAACCTATGGCTTTGACAACAATGGCAATGTCACCAAAATCATAGATATGGTGCAACCAGGGTTTAGTCTGACTAGTTTGGTGTATGACGATTTAAACCGTCTGACCAACGTGTATGGTGGTAATTTAATTGGTAAAAGCACCATTACTTATGACGGGCTGGGCAATATTGAGACGTATAAAAGCAAAGACACTGACCTAGCATATAGCTATAACCGAGCTAATAACCGATTAAGCTCTATCACCGGCACTGGCACGAGCGGCAAATATGGCAATATTCAATACGATGCACGCGGTAACATCAAACACAATGGAGCGTTTGGGCTTAGTTATAATGCTGCCAATCAAATGGTATCAGCGAAAGGAAATACCTTTTTATATGATGGGCATAACCGTCGAGTTAAGCAGGTTGAAGCCAAAGGCACGAGTTATAGTTTTTACAGCCAAGACGGTACCTTATTGTATCGTGAAAAAGGCGACACATTAACTGGAGAAGGCATCAATTATATTTACTTAGGGGAAAAGCTTATTGCTAAAACTGGCAATGTTATTCCAATCTCAACGGCAGATAGCCGCCAGCACTATCGTCCGTTTGGTGAAACGTTAGAGGAGGCAAAGGACGATGTAGGCTATACGGGACACAAGTTTGATAAAGAACTTGGTCTAAGTTATATGCAGGCACGATACTATGATCCAGTTATAGGTCGGTTCTATTCTAATGATCCTGTTGATGCTGCAACATTTATTAGTCAAGGGAATATTCAAGGCTTTAATAGATTTGCATATGCCAATAACAATCCGTATAAGTATGTTGATCCTGATGGTAAAACTCCAATTGAACAGATTGAGCAAGCTATAAAAGACTCTAAGTTAATTGAGACTGGAGGAGATCAAGAAAAAGCTCATGAAATGACTAATCAAGAACTGGATAAAATGGGAGATGCAGCTCTCGAAGGTCACTTAATTATGGCACCAAGTGTTGCAGGAATAAAAGTCGCGGGAGCAATAGCTAAATCTGATAAAGTTAAAGATGTGGTCGAGGCAGCATCCACTGCTGTTGAATTTGGTGCCCAAGTAGTTACTGTTGTTACATCTTTAACAGGGAATCCTTCGGGAGACGTTTCTAAGCCTGATAGCTTGGGTTCTGGTCGCGGCCCCAAGGCTAGGGCGGAACTAAAAGTTAATACTAAGCGAATAAAAACTAGTGTGTTAAGAAATTTGGGAGACAAGAAGTCTCAATAA
- a CDS encoding RHS repeat-associated core domain-containing protein: MPAESDWILHYKELGLSYMQARYYDPVIGRFYSNDPVDVIGHITRGNPVHGFNRYTYANNNPYKYVDPDGEFAIFGAILGAGADFGMQMVSAMGSGQSFGEALDNVDYGSVAISGALGAVGAHGAKMLGGGVSGSMKVAKETVKVEGKAARIAVGTDGAVKVGTVGAIKAGQDGENIAIGAGKEVVDTLSPIPVADKIEEGVKELFTPEEKDNSGQ; the protein is encoded by the coding sequence ATGCCTGCTGAAAGTGATTGGATTTTGCACTATAAAGAACTTGGTCTAAGTTATATGCAGGCACGATACTATGATCCAGTCATAGGTCGTTTTTATTCGAATGATCCGGTTGATGTCATAGGACATATCACTCGTGGTAATCCAGTTCATGGCTTTAATCGATACACTTATGCGAACAATAATCCATACAAATATGTAGACCCTGATGGTGAGTTCGCCATATTTGGAGCAATCTTGGGAGCTGGAGCTGATTTTGGTATGCAAATGGTATCGGCTATGGGGTCAGGTCAAAGTTTTGGAGAAGCTTTAGATAATGTAGATTATGGTAGCGTAGCCATTTCAGGTGCTCTTGGCGCTGTAGGAGCGCACGGAGCAAAAATGTTAGGTGGTGGTGTTTCTGGTTCCATGAAAGTAGCAAAAGAAACTGTCAAAGTAGAAGGTAAGGCGGCTAGAATAGCAGTCGGAACTGATGGAGCAGTAAAAGTTGGTACTGTAGGTGCTATTAAGGCTGGTCAAGACGGTGAAAATATAGCAATTGGAGCTGGCAAAGAGGTTGTTGATACATTGTCACCAATTCCTGTGGCAGATAAAATTGAAGAAGGGGTAAAAGAATTATTTACGCCTGAAGAAAAAGACAATTCGGGGCAATAA